The following is a genomic window from Triplophysa rosa linkage group LG11, Trosa_1v2, whole genome shotgun sequence.
ATGGCTAGTGCTTAAAATTACACATGAAGATGTCatattgtgtgcttgtgtgaatGTGTTAAAAGTATCCATAATGCAATGCAACAAAAGAAGACACACAATCACTGTTCATCACACATCATGCGCTGTCTGGCCTGAAGtgtttatacactgtaaaattaATCTTGTTTCCATATTTAAAACGGAAGAAATGGTTTGGATAGAAACCCGAGCGAGAATATGAATTTTTTATCTAGTTGCTATGGTTTTGTAAAAAAAGTCAATATTTGCATGAGTGTGATGCACCGCACCATTTCAATGAATTCCAGATTTCTGAAAGGGATGTTTTTAGGTTTCATATAAAACTTAACTGGAATATATGGTGCGTATAATGACTCTGAATGGGCTTTGAAAGCAACCATATTGCAAATCAGGACCTAAAAAAGTACatcattttcttaaaaaatcATGCTTATGCTAGCATTCTTTAAATTAAATGCTTCCTAATTTTAtaattagttatttatttaatacctGATTACATTTTAAGTGCAAACAAGTATCCAAACGCTGTTTGTGGCCACTGATATTTAAAATAACCCGCTGAAGTAAATATTGCTCATTTATTTTACTCAATACATTTCATTATCAGCTTTAAGACTTTATTGACTAGAAAAGGAGGAAGGACGACAGCAACAGAGTGAACAGGATGCAGGTCAAATCCAATCCTGTCTTGACCGCCTGAGCACCACTATTCAATGTGTTTTGAGGACATGTGCCTGCTGCTAGGCCATGGCTAGCACTACCCAGCATTCATCTTTTATATAACATATTTTGGTCACATTCAATTCCAATTTTACTGCAGAATATGCACTTCTAAATAAAGGGAGACAAAATGTTCCAAGGGCATTTCGGCTCTATTTCTGCATTTTGCTGCAAAATGAAAGTCTTCAACAGCAGGAACCTGCAAATCTACAAGCATTCCAGCAGCTGCAGTGTGATATCCTCCCGAGTGTCATTTGGTATTCCAGCATCAGACTCTAATAGAACACACCTCTCACAAACATAATGAATGTTTACTGGCTAAAGGTTAATATCCACTCGGCGCAAAATGAATCAACACTCTATTAATGAGACTATTACCAATAATGATGGATGAAGGAACTAGTCACCTGCAGAGCCTGCATCATTTTGGAAGTATTGATTATAGGGATGATGCATTTTTTAGACATCACTGTCTGGGTGGCCTGAGGGTTAAACCAAAGGTATTATATATtgatatgtatactgtatatatacctacAGCTTCATAGAAACATAACATTTGTGCTGCTGTAAGACTATAACCTGTCGTCACTTCTCAGCAATTcttaagaaaaaaatcaatgtttttaaaacatttttataattgttgaattaacttgtttaaattaagtCAACTTgacaagaagaaaaaaagattttttcagtgttttttctGTGACTGTATATAGTGTATTTTATGTCTTTGCCTTTCGCCAGTTGTGCGTATTTCATACATCTCTGCAGGTATTAttaatttgattttgtttactgtCTGTCTTCGTGCTCCGGAAGCATCTATAGCCAAGAATCATGTGTATgaatacttggcaataaagacCTTCGACCTGATTCACTGAGAAGAGCGGATTCATTTGCAAAGGAAATAGCTCAAATGCGTGATTCATTTATGAATCAGCCATAGCTTTGAATTTAATCAGCCAACagatataaaaaacacacaattatatTTCTGAAACATTGTTAAGGAAAATAAGCTACTCCGCTCTTTAATCACTTAGGCTATTGCCCAACACTGTAATCTGAGAATTGTGCCAAATATATAAGAGTAATGTATTTAATTGCTCTAAAATCTCTGGAATGGtttcaatttgttttttttcagtgtaaaatTAATCTCTGATGGAAACCGTCTAACATTTGCCCATTGCAGCATATCCAGTTGATGAACCTCTCATCACAAAGTATACTTTCTGCAAAAAGACTTACTGTCCTCTACGGGTTTCAAGTCCTGTTGGCAGTCTTTTTAAACTCTTCTATATGAATCTATATATTCATCTTCTATATATTCAACTCAAGTTGCAAGCAGTCTGACATTATTAGAATGAAATGTAAATGCCACCAACTAATCTTGATGGCCTGTGCTTTACCATTCAACAGGAAACACATTGATTTCTGAAGCTTGTGAGGGCTACGGCAGGCCAGCTGCAGTGGCTCTGATGGAAAGGAGTAGTCTGGCAGAGATCAGCCTGTCTGAGAACCACACACCATAAACCCCCCATAGGGAGAGCCAATTGGAGGACAGCTTTGCATGTCTTTTATCCAATAGATATCTGGTAGGGTGTATCAAAGGATTATTTCTTTGAAAACATGCACCGCATACCTGAGGCGTTGAGCAGAAGAAACAGTTCAACTCAAAGGCTAAAATTAAGGTGGGTTTTCTTAAGCATATCAGGTACGGTATTGCTATCGAGAGTTGGGTTTTTTGGTGGAATTGtggtgtttgttctgttgaacacaaaataagatatttgtaagaatgtaacagttctgggacacttttcactaccattgtcatttttcctactattgtagttaatggtggccagaactgtttggttacaagcatttgtccaaatatctttctctgtgttcatcaaacctaagacatttatacagatttgacaactcgagggtgagtaaatgatgacagaatttttatttttgggtgaaatgtccctttaagttaCAGAGTATGCTAAGACCATTTACTAtgcatcattttattatttatgaaatgAAGCTTTTGTATTCATAGTTTGGATACATTTGATCAAATATTTTCCCTGAAACGTAAGCCGAATGATTCATGCTACAATATATGTTTACCTGCTATGATTCACTTACCAGCATGAAGACAGAAAAACGGTCCAAGGTTTGTGAAACCACAATATTTACAGTGATTTTTTCACACATGGATCTGTGACTCCAGCATGCTGAAATTCTCCCTCATATATCTGACTCTGTCAGAAATTGATGTAAATGCAAAACCTCACGTTTAGTTCTGGAAAAACAGTGTCTAAAGGTAGGATTTGTGTTTGCCCCATTTACGTATGATTTCAGAGGACACTAAAGAAGAATTTCGGAGTGCGAGAATGAGACCGAAACGTAATCGAAATTTAATTCCTTTCAAGTTTCGTCTGTTTTTTTCCTGGATTCTCAAAGGTTCTGGTTTCTGTTCTCACTGCAGTTCTGAGCCCTTAGAGCTCTTGTTTCTATCTCTTTACTCACCGAGTCAGCAAAACCAGAACACAACAGCAGcttcaaacatacacacacacttatacacACAGGAGGCTGAGATCTCACTGGCTCTCGTTCCACTTTTATTTTCTCTGTTTGAAAAAGAATTCTAGCTGCATATGTACATTATACACTTCTGATATTTACATGATAGCAGAGTCGTGTTTTCTCGATCAGATTTTTCTTATTCGTGTGCAAATACATAGAATATTCACGGAGCTGGACATTCCAAAATATCCGCAAGAACCCGCTGCAGCGTCTTGAGTATTTTCATACTcagatcttgtttttttttcatcacAGTGTGTTGATTGTTGTCTCGTTAGATAATTATCCttataaaactaaagcaaaggTTTACACTGTGTCCTAACCAGGTCATGCACGATGCTACAGGATTATAGCGACAAGCAAGGATGTGAAGTagaaagggatacttcacccaaaaatgaaaattctgtcatcatttacttaatgcctcatgtcatttcagacctgcatgattttctttctttcgaagaacgcaaaagaagatatttggaagaatgttgttggtccccattgacttgcattggttttgtgtccctacaatagaagtgaatgggggccaatgctgttcggttaccaacattcttcaaaatatcttcttttgttttctgcggaAAACAGAAACtcataggtttggaatgacaagagagtgagtaaatgatgacacaattttcatttttaggtgaactatcactttaagtatatGTGGGGCTACCCTGCCCATCACAAAACAATGGAAAAACATGTCCGGTTGCTCACATCAAGTCTTTTATTAAACCTTATAGTGTTGCGTCGTGCCTGGTTAGGATGCTGtgttattaaaacaataatgtAGCGCTATTAATTTTATGCTTAGTTTGTGCAAATGGTAAAATTATAAAAGACACACAAGAGGAAAAAGCAATCAATCAGCAGTTCCGGTTCCCACCTGTTTCACCTCCACAGATTCATTGTTGGGGGAAAAAGATGGTGTGTCGCATAGAACAGAGAAAGTTGAAATCAGAGAGCTTTACAGCGGTGCACCAGGGGGATTGCGACACAGCTGAGGCTCAAAGCAGAAAGGGTGACCTGGGATATTGTGGTTCAGGCTCTAGTGTTCAGTCAGGGGGATAAAAAAGGGCAGCATAGCGATTACTCTGATTGAACCAATTGCACTGTGTAACTATCTCTCAGGTCTGCCATTCCCCCAGGCAAAAAACACACCAGCTCAGCACTGTGTACATACAACAAGCGCCGTGCAGCCGGAGAGACGTGCATGGGGAGGGTGGGGGATACACAACAGCATCTGTGGCAGTACGGGATGTGTATGAAGAGCgtttattgatttattgacTGCATTGATTGTCAAAGTTGTTAAATAGCACAACAGACTCAGTGAAGAGGTATTCAAAGCCCTCTTGTTGTTTGAAATGCATGTGAATGTAAATGCTATGTAGAAAGAATATTGAGCCAGCTTGGGTTGTGTAACATTCAGAGGCTGCTCCATTCCAGTTTAATTCCTGCATTTGAATTGAGGTAGGAAACAGAATTGTAATTCAAACGTgagaaagaaatgaaatgtaatgaaaTTCAGAGAAATTCATATAACTGCTGTATGCGTATTGTTTAATGAGTCATGTCATATTCAGTAGGAATTAATCAATAAACATGTTATTATACACACAACATGGGTTAttttagaaacattattttttaaatacttatttaaattccattatatttcatttcattaataTATTACCAGTTTAATATcttaacttttatttattttgtgctatATGgttagaatatatatatatatatatatatatatattaaacttacCTCTAATGCTGTGTTCGCAGCAAACGCGAAGCATCGCATTCCTCACTCTTTATTACATGCGGTATTAATTCATTATATTACATattatactatttatatatattattatatattacataataaACATTGTGCGACAGTGggtgtcaatgagctcttcATTTGAATTTTTCACTTGAGTTGAAATTTTTCAACTTGCACGGAAGACGCGATTGACACCCAATGTCTATTCGCGTTTTTGCACTAACTTTTTATTGACTTTTTGCAAATAGTTCaatttgcgtttggtgtgaacacagcctaATGTAAGTCTTTTTAACTAGAGCCAAACATGAATTAGGCTTAAAATGTATTGATTCAATAAACTATTTTTCCATTTCAATTTCAAgaacaattcaattcaaatgtcAACGTTCTTATCAAATAAGCCAAAATATTACATCATTTTATATAgtgtataattttatattatatataatctCCATCTGTGTATGTGTCCATATTTAATAaagaatatttgaagagtttggttccaaaatgtgataactccatttttaaaaaacattttttttattatgcattcaAATTGATATACgtaaatcaaactgcagttggttgaTTTTGATATacgccataataacaaaaaaatacagctaactaacccAATAAAACacgataaaaacatgataacgtaataaaaaaatgattttagaatcagagttatttcattttggaatcaattatgaattattatgtttaataaagattccttattttctgtttagagaatacattttaaaggaaaggCCAATGAGACCCGTCTTGTCTCATTTTATGGAGGCTTTTTGACGGTTTACTTTAAATGTCATAGCACAAACGTAATTACTGTTTCCTTAAAATTATACAacgtgttgttgtttttaatcacGGCTTGCTGCTCATGTAATGCTCTATTCAGCTGAGACTTGGAGTCATACAGCATAGTTTAAATTAGCAGATAACATAACATGGTTAAATTAACTCTCTCATTTTCCCAAATAAACAAGTGTACAGTGTGCAGTTTTAGGCATGAAAATGATGTGCAGTAGTGCTTTCCATGACATTTAACTTTATGACAACACCATCTGAGATTTATGAATGGTCAGGATTTATGAGATTGCCAGATTTACACAGCACAACATTTGGCTTTCCAATTCACGTGATATGCAACAGATGCGGCTTTTtggtaaagaaaaaacatctaaCAACAAAATCAGCAATGCAGTGATATCAACCAACCAGTCATTTTTACAAAGCCGCTCTTTAAAGTGATGTGTCCGTCAACTAAGTTGCAGGACGGAAAACCTCCCGTTCTTTATGAATTTCACAGGCACCTCTTTTAATGTCCCATTTGTGTGTAATGACAGAGGACTTTGTTATAGCAGATGTTTGGTAACTCCCTGCTGATCACTCCACCAGTATTGCTGCTAGACTCATTATCATGTTTCTCTATCACTACTGAAGCAGCTGCATTTGAAAACAATGTGGCGGTTTAAACCCAGGAATCAAGCATATGTGCAGTGTTTTTGAGACATATCCTTCGGTGTGATAATGACAGTTTTTGTTGGTGTGATCAACTCACATAAGTTATGGGATTAATCTCAAGCAGAAAAAGCTGTTTATAACAAAACATGGTTCACAAAGTGATTAATGATTCACAATGTTCCACAGTGTCAAAACTTCTAAGAACACTAAAGCCTTTGATATTAAAGAACGTGATTTCTGCTTAAAATGCTCGCATATGGTATCGTTTACGGTTTTACCATGATAtctttgatatactgtataccatGGTACTGAATGATTACAAGTGTTGGGAAGCTAAACTGTATTGTAATGATAGCACAACTACATTAGaacataatttatattaattaaataaaatgtaatattttgtaaataactgtataaataaaaatttaaagcTTAAAGATTGAAATGGCTTGATCCCTTCGAAACcaaaagtgttttttatgtgACAGTACTGAATATTGATGTATGACTTGCTAGTCAATTACAATGTCAGAAAAAAGGTACTGTGAAGGTACACTTCTGTTCCTagggaaacaaaacatttacctTTAAAGGTACACAACAGGTCTTTGGGGCATAATTATGTACCCAAAAGGtacaaaatgttatgtttttgtatACCTGTAGAGGTACAAAAAGAAATCCTGAAGGGTACCACACCAGTGATGGCTAGTGTACCTTAAAAAGTACACACAGTATAGTAGCATACTGTATGCTACACTTGTGATGACATTGgggctttaaaggaacagttcgcccaaaaatgaaaattctgtcatgaattactcactctcaagttgatccaaatctgtataaatttctttgttcattGAACACgttgaaagatatttggaagaatgttagcagggGCTAACcagtgactaccatagtataagaaatattgtatcatttttgttctgtcgaacacaaaattaggtaatttgaagaatttagaaaagcaaTTCTGGAGCACATTTCACAACCATTTTGAttctttcctactatggtagtcgatggtgccccagaactctcagttactaacattcttctaaatatctttctttgtgttcaacagaacaaagacatgtatgcaggttcggaacaacttgaggatgagtaaattaatttttatttttgataacctgtccctttaacagtTTACTGCTTAAATTTGAGCTTGAAACTTCAGAATCAACAGTTTCTCTTTCCCAACACTGACGATATTCACACTTCACGGTACATTAAAGAATACCATGGAATAACATTTCCTttagctaatttaaaatatatgattTTGTAGCCGTAAACGAAAGCTGTGCACATAAACCTGGGAAAGCTGAAACATTCTCATAACTGTATTAATAACTCCTACTTGATAGTAGTTGTTTAGAACCTTCAGAGATGGCCTTGGTTATCTGAATCAATTGCACTGCACTCACTGCTGGTGTGCGAGAAAGAGAGCTAGAGTaaagattaaaaaatgaaaccctCAGGGTGATGGTGGGTAAGGACACTTAACTCGTCGCATGCATCCTCTCAGAAGACATAATTGGTATGGCAACTCTTTCCGAAACAAAACCAATAAAATCCTCTTCTCttcacaaatataaatatattttatgatattatGTACAATAAGGTTTGCCATCATAAACACCATTGGTATCGGGGGTTGACAGAGCAGATTATTACTCTTGCTATGGGTAAACACACTTTTTGCAAAGACAGCCATGACTGATTGACGTGTTGAAGCATATTCTGAAGAAATGATTTCTGCTGCGAGAAGGCTGGTGGTGCGGGGAGTCTTTCAGTCCCGAGAGCCGGGCGAGGCGCCGTCCTCCTCCAGTTCCCATTGAAAGTTTTGCCCTGTCATTTGGTAAAACATCATATTAAAGGGCTTGTAGAATTTGTGCAGTCTGCGGATGACGTCCGGGTCTATTTTGGGGTGAGTTCTGCCCTTGGATTTGCCCAGACACCGCGGCGTGCTGCTGTCCTCCGGCTTCTTCAGGCAAGGGAATcccttggttttattaaaatagaAATGTTTGTCGGTAACAATGCGCTTGAGTCCCAGGAAATCCTGCACCTTTGCCATCTCGCCGGCTGGATCAACGATAAGCCCCTCGCCGCTGACGAAGTGCATCTGTGAGAGGGGAAAATACTGCATCCAGCTCTCCAGGTGAAGCGCGTAGATCCCTATTCTCAGCGCGCTCCACGACGCATCAATCAGCCCCAGCGTTCGATTCTTGAAGGCCAGGACTTCGAAAGTGGGAATCTCAGGCCTCTTGGACAGCGTCTGAGTATAGTCTGAAATGGCTCTGGTCACCGGATTGCGTACGACTATGATTAGCTTAATGTCCCTCGCCATCATGTGGATTCGCTTGGGAGCGCTGTTTGTCACGAAGTAGCTGGGCGTCTTCTCCATCGTGATCTGTCCTTCCAGCGTGGAGGGCATCAGCTCTCTGCAAAGCAAGCGAGAGAAGCAAATTAGCTcgaatttattaacaaaagaaaAGTGGGAAATTGAAACAACTATGTAGCGAAAAGGCACATAAAACTAGCGGTTATCATCGCTATATATAAGGTTGCAGTAAGGAGCGTACAGCTTATTACACCCGTGCAGAAACATATAAAAGATAAAAGAGCGAAGATGAAACGATGGTGTACAAGCATGCTCATTGCTTAATTGATTCCATCTGTATTACTCCTGGCGCTATTTCGGTATTTTAATAATGGGTTCACTGCATATCATTAATACTGCTGGGCTTGAGGTATTGTTGTGTCATACATTTACTCACTGAGTCCCCACTCTTTATGTTCCTTCACACATCTACAGTCTCTCTGGCAGGGACACATAGCCTGACCCGCTCATTCTTCTAATTAAATGGCCTATCTGGAGACCCAACATATTCATTTTGACATTTCTATCATGAGGAATGTTCGTGCTTTGAGCGATTTCTCTGAAGATAACAGGCAACGTTTGCCACCACATTAACTTTCTATGCTCAAGATCAAACTGGTAGAAGAAACATTGCTAGGAAAGAAATcattcacaatttttttttgagGAATTTAACTAAATATTTTTCACTTTGAGTTTATATTTCATGTGATTCATGCCTCGGGAGcgcaaaacaaatgaatatttAGCATGTTGTCTGCTGCTCCATGATCTGTTCATTTGATCTATTCAGTATGGTCCCTCATTAAACCACACAACAAGAATTTGACCTAAATGCATGACTACATAATTTATTTGCCTTCAGTTCTGTGTAATTGACACAGAatcaacccgttctcactcccgacatTTCCGCTCGGTCAGCGTCccacggcgtcacttttgaacgcgcagggtacctctttggcgtcgtttttcgacgaacagggaactgcgttgctgttttctaaatgctccagaccgagatgcatgcaattcttagcatttcataattatttatggttttaatattttgtagcacctaaccccaacctcaccctaaacctaaccacttctcagccatataaaacacagcacgcgaataaaagtacagtcacaggtatttattgcacaaactgaccaaaagcattacaaaatataacaaacaaatcGTTTCGAacacctttttgcaccaaagccgtacgataactttacatggagatgccgtgcgtgtcaGAGAATGCGTGAGGTCGGCACCCATTttaagataaaccggaacagctagatgcagtcggttgcgggagccaataccgtttcacgttcaaagccaacgaaatgacgcgatcacgagacacgggagagccaatggcatcgaagcttacgtaacttcctctggcggcaaattttgaacgtcgttcttcaccGGATCTGAGATTTACTTCGgatggtgatcgctttcgcatctgttcctcatacaaatcgaccgtttcgcgttggtacccttgaaatatctgtattgtatttttaacgacattgtgactgcttgtattatgtgttttatattacgataaataaactgttacattacttgctcaaactgtctgaatagtggcatgtaaaaacaattatcctggccattaaacttaaattaaaccccgaaacatcatcattgcaaattatatctaatatacattttcataatgacagtAAAATTTGCGTGCCCGgccttcacgtcgaaaaacgacgccaaaggagtaccctgcgcgttcaaaagtgacgccgaagggcgctgaccgagagTAAATATGTCACGAGTCCGGAGTGAGGATGTGTTGACAGAATATGAAACCTTTCGGTACTTTCAGAGAATACACAAATCCATCACAGATGTTAAATTCAATGTAACATCCAGTCAAACTAGCCAAAATGTCCCtatactgtattacatttcacGGAAAAAActgaatatttattattttacattttaaagctgttaatgctttaaaaacaacttttgtAACCTAATGTACAGTTCCTTCACTAATtataaatcacatttttgttCAGTTCATTTAAAACTTACCATGCAATGCACATTTTAAGGTTAACGTTACCTGACAAAACAAACCCTCACAAATAAATTCAAAATGTGTGGGATTTATGTTAGCAGCTGGTTTGAAAGAAGCAGTAGCGAACCGGGCAACCCAAACCTACATTTACCCCTTAACCTTATTTTACCTTACTGTGCTTTCCTATAGAAGTGCGCATACATCATTATAGCATCACACTAACcacatgatacatttacaatgcTACTCCAGACTTGAAACGCAACAAGCCGAACAGCACAGCGAGACAGTTATCACCAAAATAACacgcaatacaaatacaaatcctTATTACACATATGCATTATGATCGGCGTGCCGCGTGTATGCTCTTCATCGGAATAATGGACCGGGttgcacaccacacacacacatgaccgA
Proteins encoded in this region:
- the hs3st4 gene encoding heparan sulfate glucosamine 3-O-sulfotransferase 4 — encoded protein: MAFWSSTSVFTSKVPRKILFMFTLSLSVTYLFYSLMSCYNSFQFQENYVYQGRLVTDETTFVTLREKLYSTSPQVYLDEELIDRTATEQTIAVSSVINNVGFDERTAGWVRPQAATASSVSGAAAAAAAAAAGEREHPEFSTTDSDLGRALNCTSDYGVKKLPQAIIIGVKKGGTRALLEALRVHPDVRAVGNEPHFFDRNYEKGLDWYRELMPSTLEGQITMEKTPSYFVTNSAPKRIHMMARDIKLIIVVRNPVTRAISDYTQTLSKRPEIPTFEVLAFKNRTLGLIDASWSALRIGIYALHLESWMQYFPLSQMHFVSGEGLIVDPAGEMAKVQDFLGLKRIVTDKHFYFNKTKGFPCLKKPEDSSTPRCLGKSKGRTHPKIDPDVIRRLHKFYKPFNMMFYQMTGQNFQWELEEDGASPGSRD